In the genome of Desulfofarcimen acetoxidans DSM 771, one region contains:
- a CDS encoding phage antirepressor KilAC domain-containing protein, which yields MVPDLKYAPSLTIIPRRAILRIGMLLRDSEVAKTVRSYLLNVEERASATQRQQAMEDEINRFKEAFFTPDNLRNIAATMEENVSLKKENQLLIEEVKVLTPKANRFDSFLSSKNSHRIGVMANTFGIPGLGQNNMFQYLRDKNILFKKNGVNQPYRKYIEAGYFDVIWSSVNSGNMEVAVTLVTPKGVNFIFGELVKDGYIDEYGEILTAPEQEVASI from the coding sequence ATGGTCCCTGACCTCAAATATGCTCCTTCGTTAACCATCATACCCCGCCGTGCCATACTTCGCATCGGTATGTTACTCCGAGATAGCGAGGTGGCTAAAACTGTAAGAAGTTATTTGTTGAACGTAGAAGAACGGGCATCCGCTACACAAAGACAACAGGCTATGGAAGATGAAATTAACAGGTTTAAAGAAGCTTTCTTTACTCCTGATAACTTACGAAATATAGCCGCAACTATGGAGGAGAACGTATCGCTAAAAAAAGAGAACCAACTACTGATTGAGGAAGTCAAAGTATTAACTCCCAAGGCAAACCGTTTTGATTCATTCCTCAGTTCTAAGAACTCCCATAGGATTGGAGTTATGGCTAATACATTTGGTATCCCTGGCCTGGGACAGAACAATATGTTCCAATATTTAAGAGATAAAAATATTCTCTTCAAAAAGAATGGTGTAAACCAACCTTATAGGAAGTATATAGAAGCTGGATATTTTGATGTTATTTGGAGTTCAGTAAATAGTGGGAACATGGAAGTAGCCGTTACCCTGGTAACTCCCAAAGGGGTTAACTTTATCTTTGGTGAGCTTGTTAAAGACGGATATATTGATGAGTATGGCGAAATCCTTACTGCTCCTGAACAAGAAGTAGCCTCAATATAA
- a CDS encoding SHOCT domain-containing protein has product MDNNINYKLSLHILNTLKKLNLITEKEYIAIDKENKKSFEIRLD; this is encoded by the coding sequence ATGGACAACAACATCAATTATAAATTGAGTCTACATATTTTAAATACCCTAAAAAAGTTAAACCTGATAACCGAGAAGGAGTATATTGCCATAGATAAAGAAAATAAGAAATCCTTTGAGATTAGACTTGATTAG
- a CDS encoding recombinase family protein yields the protein MAKAAKNITVIPARPARMADGLPQNAKKRACAYCRVSTDSKEQENSYESQIAYYTDYIKKRIDWAYVDVYADEGISGTTTKNRDEFNRMIKDCEAGKIDIIITKSISRFARNTLDCLGYVRKLRDKGIAVFF from the coding sequence ATGGCAAAAGCTGCAAAGAATATTACAGTGATTCCTGCCAGGCCAGCTAGAATGGCCGATGGGTTACCTCAAAATGCTAAGAAACGGGCTTGTGCATATTGCAGGGTAAGCACCGATTCTAAAGAACAGGAAAATAGCTACGAATCTCAAATTGCATATTACACCGATTACATTAAGAAAAGAATCGATTGGGCATATGTAGATGTTTATGCCGATGAAGGGATTTCCGGTACTACAACAAAAAATAGAGATGAATTCAATAGAATGATTAAAGACTGTGAGGCCGGTAAAATAGATATTATCATCACAAAGTCTATCTCCAGGTTTGCCAGAAATACTTTGGATTGTTTAGGGTATGTGAGGAAGCTACGTGATAAAGGGATTGCTGTTTTTTTTTGA
- a CDS encoding recombinase family protein, with protein MIKGLLFFFEKENIDTMDTKGEVLLTILSSLAQDESRNISENCKWGIIRQFQSGKVLVNTARFLGYDKDENGELVINNEEAKIVKRIFNEYLEGKSYQAIANGLMRDGIKTGTGNSKWWDSTISGILTNEKYHGDVLLQKTYTVDFLNHKRIKNNGIAQQFYIEQNHEPIISRDLYDRVQDEKERRALLKGNLVGNRHKYSSKYAFSSKVFCGKCGNIFKRRTWNSNKSKYKKAVWQCKTYVVDGRGACDAKAVDEQVLMDAFVRVFNRINENKDGFIKTLKDNIEKVLAETASNQLIEELESKIEVLKDDLKGLVKLQVRNSIDDAVYNEEYIRISSELDELREQRAEFDRQNNIRNDYRERLNVIIETLNGWQGLLVEFSDEIFNALVEKIEVISPTHFVFILKSGMRVEEHI; from the coding sequence GTGATAAAGGGATTGCTGTTTTTTTTTGAGAAAGAGAATATCGATACCATGGATACCAAAGGGGAAGTTCTACTGACAATACTTAGCTCGCTGGCACAAGATGAAAGCCGTAATATTTCTGAAAACTGTAAATGGGGTATCATAAGGCAGTTTCAGAGCGGCAAGGTTTTAGTAAATACTGCGAGATTTCTTGGTTATGATAAGGATGAAAATGGCGAGTTAGTTATCAATAACGAGGAAGCAAAAATAGTTAAACGTATTTTCAATGAATATCTGGAAGGTAAAAGTTATCAAGCAATAGCTAACGGGCTGATGAGGGATGGTATTAAGACTGGTACTGGCAATAGTAAGTGGTGGGACTCCACAATATCAGGAATACTAACTAATGAGAAGTATCACGGTGATGTACTATTGCAAAAGACTTACACTGTTGATTTTTTGAACCATAAGCGAATAAAAAATAATGGGATAGCTCAGCAGTTTTATATTGAACAAAACCATGAGCCGATTATATCAAGGGATTTATATGATAGGGTGCAGGATGAAAAGGAACGCCGGGCATTATTAAAAGGTAACTTGGTTGGTAACCGGCATAAGTATTCCAGTAAGTATGCTTTCAGTAGCAAGGTATTCTGCGGTAAGTGTGGTAACATTTTTAAAAGGCGTACCTGGAATAGTAATAAAAGTAAATATAAAAAAGCGGTATGGCAATGTAAAACTTATGTTGTTGATGGCAGGGGTGCCTGCGATGCTAAAGCGGTAGATGAGCAGGTTTTAATGGATGCTTTTGTAAGGGTGTTTAATAGGATAAATGAAAATAAGGATGGGTTCATCAAGACACTGAAGGATAATATAGAGAAAGTGTTGGCTGAAACAGCATCTAATCAGTTAATTGAGGAGCTTGAAAGTAAAATAGAAGTTTTAAAGGATGACTTGAAAGGGCTGGTTAAACTTCAGGTTAGGAATAGCATTGATGATGCGGTATATAACGAAGAATATATTAGAATATCGAGTGAACTTGATGAACTGAGAGAGCAGCGGGCCGAGTTTGACAGGCAGAATAATATCAGGAACGATTACCGGGAAAGGCTGAATGTGATTATTGAAACACTGAATGGTTGGCAGGGCTTGCTTGTGGAGTTTAGTGATGAAATATTTAATGCGTTGGTTGAGAAAATAGAGGTCATCTCGCCAACGCATTTTGTTTTTATATTGAAAAGTGGGATGCGGGTGGAGGAACATATATAG